One window from the genome of Choloepus didactylus isolate mChoDid1 chromosome 2, mChoDid1.pri, whole genome shotgun sequence encodes:
- the PEA15 gene encoding astrocytic phosphoprotein PEA-15 isoform X1 — protein sequence MAEYGTLLQDLTNNITFEDLEQLKSACKEDIPSEKSEEITTGSAWFSFLESHNKLDKDNLSYIEHIFEISRRPDLLTMVVDYRTRVLKISEEDELDTKLTRIPSAKKYKDIIRQPSEEEIIKLAPPPKKA from the exons ATGGCCGAGTACGGGACCCTTCTCCAGGACCTGACCAACAACATCACCTTTGAAGATCTGGAGCAGCTCAAGTCAGCCTGCAAGGAGGACATCCCCAGCGAGAAAAGTGAGGAGATCACTACTGGAAGTGCCTGGTTTAGCTTCCTGGAGAGCCACAACAAACTGGacaaag ATAACCTCTCCTACATTGAGCATATCTTTGAGATCTCCCGCCGTCCTGATCTGCTCACTATGGTGGTTGACTATCGGACTCGTGTGCTGAAGATCTCTGAGGAGGATGAGCTGGACACCAAGCTAACCCGTATTCCCAGTGCCAAAAAATACAAAG ATATTATCCGGCAGCCCTCTGAGGAAGAGATCATCAAACTCGCCCCCCCACCGAAGAAGGCCTGA
- the PEA15 gene encoding astrocytic phosphoprotein PEA-15 isoform X2: MAEYGTLLQDLTNNITFEDLEQLKSACKEDIPSEKNNLSYIEHIFEISRRPDLLTMVVDYRTRVLKISEEDELDTKLTRIPSAKKYKDIIRQPSEEEIIKLAPPPKKA; the protein is encoded by the exons ATGGCCGAGTACGGGACCCTTCTCCAGGACCTGACCAACAACATCACCTTTGAAGATCTGGAGCAGCTCAAGTCAGCCTGCAAGGAGGACATCCCCAGCGAGAAAA ATAACCTCTCCTACATTGAGCATATCTTTGAGATCTCCCGCCGTCCTGATCTGCTCACTATGGTGGTTGACTATCGGACTCGTGTGCTGAAGATCTCTGAGGAGGATGAGCTGGACACCAAGCTAACCCGTATTCCCAGTGCCAAAAAATACAAAG ATATTATCCGGCAGCCCTCTGAGGAAGAGATCATCAAACTCGCCCCCCCACCGAAGAAGGCCTGA
- the LOC119512478 gene encoding chitin-binding lectin 1-like, producing MWPSASQIDSPPRPDPKSAPSPRQVSCPPLSPPPGLSAQGAGTPGSRVPDQSPEPPLRLPPPPLLLLPPPPLPPAEPELEPSAASPHPVGP from the coding sequence ATGTGGCCCTCGGCGTCCCAGATCGACTCCCCTCCAAGGCCAGATCCCAAATCTGCTCCCTCCCCCCGACAAGTCTCCTGTCCGCCCCTCTCACCGCCTCCGGGGCTGAGCGCTCAGGGAGCGGGCACTCCCGGGTCCCGGGTTCCTGACCAGAGTCCGGAGCCTCCTCTTCGgctcccgccgccgccgctgcttctgctgccgccgccgcctctTCCGCCCGCGGAGCCCGAGCTCGAGCCCAGCGCAGCCTCACCCCACCCGGTTGGCCCGTGA
- the CASQ1 gene encoding calsequestrin-1 produces the protein MSATDKMGARARLALWLALLLLLVLGTPELGVHGEEGLDFPAYDGVDRVINVNAKNYKNVFKKYDVLALLYHEPPEDDKASQRQFEMEELILELAAQVLEDKGVGFGLVDSEKDAAVAKKLGLIEEDSIYVFKGDEVIEYDGELSADTLVEFLLDVLEDPVELIEGERELQAFDNIEDEIKLIGYFKNKDSEHFKAFQDAAEEFHPYIPFFATFDSKVAKKLTLKLNEIDFYEAFMEEPVTIPDKPNSKEEIVSFVEEHKRSTLRKLKPESMYETWEDDMDGIHIVAFAEEADPDGFEFLEILKAVAQENTDNPDLSIIWIDPDDFPLLVPYWEKTFDIDLSAPQIGVVNVTDADSIWMEMDNEEDLPSAEELEDWLEDVLAGEINTEDDDDDDDDDDDD, from the exons ATGAGTGCTACAGACAAGATGGGGGCCAGAGCCAGACTGGCTCTGTGGCTGGCACTGCTGCTACTGCTGGTGCTAGGGACACCCGAGTTGGGGGTGCACGGGGAGGAAGGGTTGGACTTCCCTGCGTATGATGGTGTGGACCGTGTGATCAACGTCAACGCGAAAAACTACAAGAATGTGTTCAAGAAGTATGATGTGCTGGCACTGCTCTACCATGAGCCCCCTGAGGATGACAAGGCCTCACAAAGACAGTTTGAGATGGAGGAGCTGATCCTGGAG TTAGCAGCCCAAGTCCTAGAAGACAAGGGTGTTGGCTTCGGGCTGGTGGACTCTGAGAAGGACGCGGCCGTAGCCAAGAAACTAG GACTAATCGAAGAGGACAGCATTTATGTGTTCAAGGGAGATGAAGTCATTGAGTATGATGGCGAGTTGTCTGCTGACACCCTGGTGGAGTTTCTGCTTGAT GTTCTAGAGGATCCTGTGGAACTGATTGAGGGTGAACGAGAGCTGCAGGCATTTGATAATATTGAAGATGAGATCAAACTCATTGGCTACTTCAAGAACAAAGACTCAGAGC ATTTCAAAGCCTTCCAGGATGCAGCAGAGGAGTTTCATCCCTACATCCCCTTCTTCGCCACCTTTGACAGCAAG GTGGCAAAGAAGCTGACTCTGAAGCTGAATGAGATTGATTTCTATGAGGCCTTCATGGAGGAGCCTGTAACCATCCCAGACAAACCCAACAGCAAAGAGGAGATTGTCAGCTTTGTGGAGGAGCACAAGAG ATCAAccctgaggaaactgaagcctgaGAGTATGTATGAAACCTGG GAGGATGATATGGATGGAATCCACATTGTGGCCTTTGCAGAGGAAGCTGATCCTG ATGGTTTTGAATTCTTGGAGATCCTCAAGGCCGTGGCCCAAGAAAACACTGACAACCCTGATCTTAGCATCATCTGGATTGACCCTGATGACTTCCCCTTG CTGGTTCCGTACTGGGAGAAGACGTTTGACATCGACTTGTCAGCCCCACAAATAGGAGTCGTCAATGTTACTGAT GCGGATAGCATATGGATGGAGATGGACAACGAGGAAGACCTGCCTTctgctgaggagctggaggaCTGGCTGGAAGATGTGCTGGCGGGTGAGATCAACACAGaggatgatgacgatgatgatgatgatgatgatgatgactag